The Gemmatimonadota bacterium DNA window GGTAGAGCATCGGTCTCCAAAACCGACGGTTGCGGGTTCAAGTCCTGCCTGGCCTGCCATTTTTTTATTTTCTTATGTTTGGCAAAATCAGTCAATTTCTCGGCGAAGTGCGCGTTGAGATGGGAAAAGTCACCTGGCCTACTCGTGACGAACTCAAGTCATCGACTACAATTGTACTTATATTGTCACTTGCACTGGCCGGATTCATTTATATTGTGGATACTTTCTTGGCGAGTATTATGGAGTTTATCCTGATTTAAGGGATTTTTTGTTAGGGAGTCTTTGGCCGATGAAATGGTACGTTGTCCACACCTATTCTGGGCACGAGAACAAGGTCAAGAACTATATTGAGGCCGCCAAAGAAAACATCGATGTTGGCGACAAAATTGGTCGGGTGATCGTGCCAACAGAGGAAGTCGTCGAGATGAAGGATGGACGGAAAACGACTTCCCTCAAGAAATTTTTACCCAGTTATCTTTTGGTTGAACTGGATATGGATAAAGAGTCCCTGTATTTTGTTACCAGTGTGCCGGGTGTGACGAGCTTTGTCGGCCCTGGTCGAAGACCACAACCTCTGCGCGAAGAAGAAGTGAATCGCATTTTGGGGCAAATTGAGCGTCGTCCAGTTGAGGAAACCTCTGATGTGCCCTATCAAGTGGGCGACCGGGTCAAGGTGATTGATGGTCCTTTCAGCGATTTTATTGGTCTGGTTGACGACATCAATCCAGAAAAGAGCAAGATCAAAGTGATGGTTAGCATCTTTGGGCGCAACACACCCGTGGAATTAGATGTTTTACAGGTTGAAGAAGCAGTCGAATCGCGATAACGAAAGGCACCAATGGCCAGAAAAATTCTCACGACGATCAAGTTACAAATTCCCGCTGGACAGGCGACGCCCACACCACCGGTTGGTCCAGCTTTGGGGCAGCACGGTGTCAATATTATGGAGTTTTGCAAAGCTTTTAATGCACAAACTCAAGATAAACAGGGTTTGATAATTCCCGCAATTATTACTGTTTATGCCGATAGGAGCTTTTCTTTTGAGTTGAAGAGTCCGCCTGCAGCCGTGTTGCTCAAGAGGGCAGCGGGGATTGCCAAAGGGTCGCCGGAATCCAATCGCGATAAAGTGGGGTCCGTAACCGATGCTCAACTCCAGGAAATTGCAGAAATGAAAGTTCAAGACCTCAACGCGGGTAGCATCGAGGCTGCCAAGCGCATGATTGCGGGAACGGCTCGCAGTATGGGCCTGACCGTCAATAATTGATCGGAGGTATGTATGGCACGAGGGCAATCCAAACGCTATAAACAAGCGGCCGCGCTTTTTGACCGCCAAACGCATTACAATCTGGCAGAAGCAGTTGATATATTAAAAAAAATGCCCACTCGGAAATTTGACGAAACAGTTGAGCTCACGTTTCGGCTGGGTGTTGATCCGCGGCAATCCGACCAACTCGTTCGCGGTACAGTCGCCTTGCCACACGGGCTTGGTAAATCCGTGCGCGTTGCAGTTTTTGCCAGGGGCGAGCCTGCTGCTGCCGCCGAAGCGGCGGGTGCAGATTTTGTAGGTGCCGAAGACCTGGTGGAGAAGATCAATGGTGGCTGGACAGATTTCGATGTGGCTATTGCCACGCCCGACATGATGGGACAGGTCGGGCGATTGGGACGCATTCTTGGCCCTCGAGGTCTGATGCCCAATCCCAAGAGTGGCACGGTGACGCCCGATGCGGCTCGTGCTGTGCAGGAAGCCAAAGCAGGGCGTGTAGAATATCGAGTCGATAGAACGGCCAATGTGCATACGCCTGTGGGCAAAGCGTCTTTTGATGCACAGCGTCTTCGGGAGAATGCCCAGGCGTTGATCGATGCAATTGTCAGAGCGCGTCCATCTGCTACAAAAGGACAATACATGCGTTCGGTCACATTATCTACTACAATGGGACCGGGAATACGCCTGGACCGCACGGCACTGGCGGCCAATTGAACAAGGAAGGTACAGAAATGCCAACTGCTGAAAAAGAGGCTACTGTCGCAGAGTTGACAGATATCTTAAAACGAGCCAAGGGGTTGTATTTAACTGATTTTACGGGGTTAGACGTTCCTTCATTTACCCTGTTGCGCAAGCAACTCCGCGAGGAGTCTGTTTCTTATCTCGTAATAAAAAATCGATTGGCTAAACTGGCGGTTAAACAAGCAGGAGTTGAAGGGCTCGACGATGTGTTCCGCGGTCCCACGGGGCTTGTTTGCGCCGATGAAGATCCCGTAGCACCGGCTCGCGTATTGACCAAATTTGCTGAAGAGACCGATGGCAAGCCCGCGATTAAAGCCGGGTATATTGACGGCGAGGTCTTTGTCGCAGACCAGATTGAGCGACTGGCCGAAATACCTTCGCGCGATGTTCTGCTGGGCCAGATGGTATCTGCAGTACAAAGCCCGATAAGCGGCCTTGCCCTTACGCTGAATGGCATTTTGCAAAAACTCGTTGGTACACTTCAAGCTGTTGCAGAAAAAAGACAGGAAGAAGGCGGCGAATAGGCCGCTTATCACACACTCAATTCATTGTTGGACGGAGGCATATTCATGGCTGTTGAATCTATCATTAGCGAAATTGAAAAACTCTCAGTACTCGAGTTGGCTGAATTGGTCAAAGCACTTGAGGAAAAGTTTGGTGTGACTGCACAGGCAGCTGTTGTTGCAGCACCCGGCGGCGGTGGTGGTGATGATGCTCCCGCTGTTGAAGAGCAGACGGAATTCGATGTGATTTTGTCGTCTTCTGGAGATAAAAAAATCCAGGTGATCAAGGTTGTTCGCGGTATTACTTCGTTGGGGCTTAGAGAAGCCAAAGCTCTGGTTGATGGGGCTCCCAATACCGTTAAAGAAGGCATAGAAAAAGAAGAAGCCGAACAGATCAAGGCAGAACTGGAAGAAGCTGGTGCGGTGGTGGAACTCAAGTAGGGTTATTGTAAGTTTGTGCAGCAATACAAATCCGTAACTGACCGTTAGCCTTCCAGCACAGGAGCGTGAGCCCTTGGCAGATAGAGGATTTATTGATCGGAAATCGTACGGAACTCTCACGTCTGCAATCGAAATGCCGAATCTGCTGGACATCCAGCTCGATTCTTATGACTGGTTTTTACAGAAGGATATGCCGCCTGGAGCACGCGAGAAACAGGGTCTCCAGGCGGTCTTCCACGGTATCTTCCCGATCACAGACGCCCACAATCTCTATTCTTTAGAGTTTGTCGATTATTCCGTTGGAACTCCCAAATACGATGTGCAAGAATGTCTCGAACGCGGTACGACTTATGCCGTGCCTCTGCGTTCAACGCTTCGTCTGATTTCTCGAGAAAAGCAGGGAAATGGCGAATTTCGCGTTAAAGACATCGTTGAGCAGACGGTGTTCTTAGGCGAATTGCCGTTGATGACCGATGAAGGTACATTTGTCATCAACGGTTCAGAACGCGTGATCGTGAGCCAATTACACAGGTCTCCTGGCGTATTTTTTGACGATGCTATTCATCCAAATGGCAAGCGTTTATTTTCCGCCAGAATCATTCCCGATAACGGTGCATGGCTCGAATTTAGTCTCGATATCAACGATATTATGTACGTTCATATTGACCGCAAGCGCAAATTGCCGGTCACGACTTTGTTGAGGGCGTTGGGATTTGACAAGTCCGAGGAAATTTTGGGCATTTTTCACGGTGATACCACCGTCAAAGTTTCTGAAGAACTCGTCGATCACATTGTTACCGAAGATGTGGTAAACAAAAAGACGGGAGAGGTAATTGTCGAAGCATATACCACGTTGACAGAAGAGCATATCGCAGCGCTTCGGGAAAATCAGATCGGTAAAATTACCGCGATGGATATCGATCCCGAAAACGATGGCGGGATTATTACCAATACGCTGGACAAAGATCCGTGCGACAATGAGGAAGAAGCACTCTCGCGGATCTATAGCCTGCTACGCCCTGGCGATCCACCCAATATTGAAACTGCGCGCGGATTGCTCGAGCGAAATTTTTTCAGTCCCAGGCGTTATAATCTGGGAACTGTCGGGCGCTATCGTATTAACCAGCGTCTGGATATGGTCGATAATATTCCACTTGACTTCACCATGCTGTGTATTGATGACTTTATTAAAGTCATTGGCTATCTACTTATCCTGGCTATGGGGGAGGGATTTACCGATGATATCGATCATTTGGGCAACCGGCGGGTGCGCTCCGTTGGCGAGTTGCTTTCCAAGCAATTTAGTATTGGTTTGGCACGCATGGCGCGCACGATTAGGGAGCGCATGAGTTTGCGCGATTCCGAGCAACTTACTCCCCATGATCTGGTCAACGCACGGACTGTATCTACTGTGGTTCAGGCCTTTTTTGGCAGTAGCCAATTGTCGCAGTTTTTGCAGCAAATCAATCCGCTTGACGAATTGACCCACAAACGCCGTTTGTCGGCATTAGGACCGGGGGGATTAACGCGCGACCGGGCGGGATTTGAGGTGCGCGATGTGCATCACACACACTATGGCCGCATTTGTCCCATCGAAACGCCCGAAGGCCCAAATATCGGCCTGATTGTGTCTGTGGCAACTTATGCCAAAGTCAATCCCTTTGGGTTTCTCGAGACGCCCTATCGAAAGGTCAAAAGTGGCAAAGTTTCACAGGATATTGCATATTTGCCCGCCGATGAAGAAGATCGCCATACCATTGCACAGGCCAATCTGGCGCTTGATGACAAGGGTGAATTTGAAAATAATGTCGTGCAAGCGAGGCGGCGAGGCGATTTTCCCGTGGTCGATCCCGATGCGATTGACTATATGGATGTTTCGCCCTTCCAGCTTGTAAGTGCCGCTGCCGGACTCATTCCTTTTCTCGAGCACGATGAGGCCAACCGCGCGTTAATGGGTTCCAATATGCAGCGGCAAGGTGTGCCTCTTTTAATCACGGATGCCCCGCGCGTTGGAACGGGTCTCGAGCGCAAAGTTGCCGTTGATTCAAAAGCTGTGATCATTGCGAAAAACGCCGGTGTTGTGACGTATGTCAGTGCCGACAAAATTGTCGTTAAGCGCAGAAAGGGACGCAGCATTGAAACCATTTCGCTGTCTGATGAAGATATTTACGATCTGACCAAATTCAAGCGATCCAATCAAGATTTTTGTATCAACCAGCGTCCAGCCGTACAGGTTGGTGATAAAGTTGAAAAAGGTCAGTTATTGGCTGATGGTTGTGCCACAGATAGAGGGGACCTCGCGCTGGGTGCCAATGTGCTTGTGGCGTTTATGTCGTGGCATGGGTATAACTTCGAAGATGCCATTATTGTTTCTGAGCGGCTCATTAAAAAGGATATTTTTACTTCGATTAGCATTGAAGAATTTGAGCTTCAGGTGCGCGATACCAAACGCGGTACAGAAGAAATCACGCGTGAAATTCCCAACGTGAGTGAGCAGGCTGTTCGCAATCTGGATGAGCACGGCATCATTCGCGTGGGGGCAGAGGTCAATCAGGGGGATATTCTCGTTGGGAAGGTGACCCCGAAGGGTGAAACTGAATTATCGCCCGAAGAGCGTTTGTTGCGCGCGATTTTTGGCGAAAAGGCCGGCGATGTGCGCGATGCATCGCTCAAAGCTCCTCCGGGAATGGATGGCGTGGTCATGGATCGCAAAGTTTTTTCTCGCAAAGAGCGCGATGAAAAGACGCGAAATGAAGATAAAGAAAAGACCAGGATTGCCCAAAAACGCATTGCCGACAAGGTTGAGTCATTAAAACGAAGCCGCGATCAGCAGGTTTTAGCTCTTCTCAAAAACCGCAGAGTCAATACCCTGCGCGATGAAGAGGGTACGGTCGTTGTAAAGGCTGGCACGGCGTTGAATGAAAGATCGCTGGAAAAATTTGACCTGGACACAGTGATACCCGATGGAGATTGGTGTGATAGCCCAGCGACAAGTCAAAAGGTGGATCGATTAGTTGAACTGGCCGACCACTTGATGCAGCAGGCGGAAGAAGAGCTCGAGCGGGAGCTTGAAAAAATCGCGCGCGGAGATGAACTTCCGCCGGGCATCGTGCAACTGGTGAAGGTGTATGTCGCTCGCAAAAGAAAGTTGATGGTAGGGGATAAAATGGCCGGTAGGCACGGCAATAAGGGTGTAATTTCGATTATTGTGCCCGAAGAAGATATGCCCTATTTGCCCGATGGTACGCCCATTGATCTGGTTTTGAATCCGCTCGGTGTACCATCTCGCATGAATCTCGGCCAAATCCTCGAAACCCATTTGGGTTGGGCAGCCCACAAACTGGATCTTCATTTTGCAACCCCTGTGTTTGATGGCGCGAGTATGGACGATGTCCAGGATATGTTGCAAAAAGCTGGTTTGCCCGAAAATGGAAAAACGCTCCTTTACGATGGACAGACAGGGGAACCGTTTGATAAAGAAGTGATGGTCGGCATCATTTATATGTTGAAACTGTCGCATCTGGTCAGCGATAAGATTCACGCGCGTTCAATTGGTCCCTATTCACTGGTCACGCAGCAGCCTTTGGGAGGCAAAGCCCAGTTTGGAGGACAGCGCTTTGGAGAAATGGAAGTTTGGGCGCTCGAAGCTTATGGTGCTGCACACATGTTACAGGAAATGCTCACTGTCAAATCCGACGATGTGGCAGGCAGATCCAAAATTTACGAGACCATTGTAAAGGGAGAAAATCCACCCGAACCCGGCGTGCCGGAATCATTTAATGTTCTGGTCAAAGAATTGCAAAGCCTGTGTTTGGATGTGGTACTTGAAAACGCGCAGATTGACTGACGACATAAGATTTGAAAAGGGGGTTCTCTCGTGGCCGATACCAATTTTGCCAATCAACCCTTAGATTTTAATTCTATTCGCATTCAACTGGCTTCGCCGGATACCATCCGAGGATGGTCGCGCGGCGAGGTTACCAAACCCGAAACGATCAATTACCGGTCTTTTAAGCCCGAGCGCGACGGATTATTTTGCGAATGCATTTTTGGGCCTGTCAAAGACTGGGAGTGCCATTGCGGTAAATACAAGCGCATCCGATATCGGGGTGTGGTGTGTGATCGGTGTGGGGTAGAAGTGACCCAATCAAAGGTCAGACGGGAGCGGCTGGGACACATCGAATTGGCGGTTCCGGTGACTCATATCTGGTTTTTTAAGTCTCTCCCATCCCGCATGGGATATTTGCTCAATCTTTCCGTTCGCAATCTCGAGCGGATCATTTACTACGAATCGTATGTGGTGCTCGATCCCGGCGATGCGCCCGATCTCAAATCCAAGGATTTGCTCACTGAAGATGAGGTGATTGATCTCGAAGATGAAGGGTATTCATTTGAGGTCGATATGGGGGCTGGCGCGATCAAAAAACTGCTGTCTGCGATCGATATTGAGGATTTGTCTGCTGAACTGCGAACGCAAGCTCGTTTCGAAACTTCGGTGCAACGCAAACAGGAGGCACTCAAACGCCTCAAGGTCGTCGAGGCGTTCCGTCAATCGGATAATCAGCCCGATTGGATGATTCTCGATGTGATTCCCGTCATTCCGCCCGACTTGCGTCCTCTTGTTCCCTTAGAGGGGGGACGGTTTGCAACTTCGGATCTCAATGATTTGTATCGCCGCGTGATCAATAGAAATAATCGGCTAAAAAAACTGATTGAGATCAAAGCACCCGAAGTCATTTTACGCAATGAAAAACGCATGCTTCAAGAGGCTGTAGATGCTCTGTTTGACAATGGCCGTCGATCTCGCGCTGTTCGCGGTGATGGCAATCGATCCCTCAAGTCGCTTTCCGATCTACTCAAGGGTAAACAGGGCCGATTCCGCCAGAATCTTTTGGGTAAACGCGTCGATTACTCGGGTCGTTCTGTGATTGTGGTCGATCCTCATTTGAGGCTTTATCAGTGCGGGCTACCCAAACATATGGCTCTGGAATTATTCAAGCCATTTATCATTCGACGGCTTGAAGAAAAGGGCCTCGTTCAAACCGTTAAAAGTGCGAAGAAATTAGTTGAACGCGAGCGCGTTGAAGTATGGGATATCCTCGAAGAAATTATCCAGGATCACTGCGTTTTGCTCAATCGCGCCCCAACATTGCACCGCCTGGGTATTCAGGCGTTTTTACCCGTGCTCGTAGAAGGCAAAGCCATTCGCATTCATCCGCTGGTCTGTGCGGCATTTAATGCCGATTTCGACGGCGACCAGATGGCCGTGCACCTGCCGCTTTCTTTCGAGGCCCAGATTGAAGCGCGGGTATTGATGCTGTCGTCAAACAATTTGCTCAAGCCAGCCGATGGATCGCCTGTTGTGGTCGATAAACCTCAGGAAATAGCTTTGGGCCTTTATTATCTGACAAAAATTGTTCACGGCAAGGAAGAGAATCTCAAAACCTTTAGCAGTACCAATGAAGCTCGTATGGCGTATGATTTTGAACGCATTGACCTGCATGAAGCCGTGCGCGTTCGCATAGATGGTGAGCTTTTGACAACCACGGTTGGGCGCGTCATTTTTAATGAAATTATGCCCGAAACCATGCCCTTTATCAATGAATTGATCGATGACAAAGGCATCCGCAAAGTTTCTTCTGAAGTCCACAGTCGGTATGGCAATCGCATTACGACGGATTTTCTCGACGGATTGAAGCAGTTGGGATACGATTATGCGACGCAGTCGGGTATTTCGATTGCGGTGAGCGATGTGGTCGTGCCTCCCGAAAAGGAAGAGTTGATTACCGATGCTATGGACGAAGTCGAAAAAATTATCGAACAACACGCGATCGGAGCTATTACTGAGGGCGAACGCTACAACAAAGTGATTGATGTGTGGCAGCATACGACCAATCACATTGCTCAGGCCATGATCGGTGCATTTGAAAAAGCTGAAGATGGCTTCAATTCGATCTGGATTATGAAGGATTCGGGCGCGCGAGGCAACGACGACCAGATCAAGCAACTCGGTGGTATGCGAGGGCTGATGAATAAACCGCAAAAGAAATTGACGGGAGCGATTGGCGAAATTATTGAAACACCTATTATTTCGTCACTCAAAGAAGGTCTGACCGTACTCGAGTATTTTATTTCGACGCATGGCAGTCGCAAAGGGCTGGCCGATACAGCCTTGAAGACCGCTGAAGCGGGCTACTTGACGCGTCGCATGGTGGATGTATCGCAAGATGTGGTTATTTCTGAATCTGATTGCGGAACGATATTGGGCATTGAAATGGAAGCCCTGAAGGAAGGCGAAGAAGTTGTTGAATCGCTGTCTGACCGCATTGTAGGACGCACGGTGCTGGAAGATGTCGAAGACCCCATTACGGGTGACCGCATTGTTGACGCAGGCGTTTTGTTAAATGAAGAATTGGCCGACAAAATTGCCGATGCAGGTATTGAGCGCGTCTTTGTGCGGTCCGTATTGACGTGTGAAACTCGACGCGGGGTCTGTATGGCCTGTTATGGTCGCAACCCCGCCACCGGGCTACCCGTTGATATTGGAGAGGCCGTGGGTGTTATCGCTGCGCAGAGCGTGGGCGAACCCGGGACACAATTGACATTGCGCACCTTTCATATTGGGGGTACTTCCAGTCGCATTGCCGAGCAGGCCGAAATTGGTGCAAAGCGTGCGGGAAAAGTCATCTTCAAGCATCTCGAATTTGTGCAGCGCGATGCAGATTCGTGGGTTGTGGTTGGTCGGAATGGAGAGATCGAAGTGCAAGATGATCAGGGCCGTGTAAGGGGCGGGCACTACCATGTGCCGCATGGAGCTGTGTTGCGAGTGGCGGAAGGACAAGATGTGGCAGAGGATCAGGCACTCTACGAATGGGATCCTTATAACAATGTGATCGTATCGCCCAAAGCCGGTAGGGTTCAGTTTGGGGACCTCGTAGAAGGGGTGACATATCGCGAAGAGATCGATGAAACCACCAGCATTGCCGGACTGGTCGTGATTGAGCACCGAGACCGCACCTTATCTCCGCACATTAAGGTTGTTGGCGAAGATGGCGAAGAGTTGGGTCATTATATCATTCCCCTGGGAGCGCGACTGGTGGTGCACGATGGCGACCAGGTAGCAGATGGCGATACGCTGGCTAAAATTTCGCGTGAACGCAGCAAAACACGAGATATTACAGGTGGTTTGCCGCGTGTAGCTGAGCTTTTTGAGGCGCGTCGCCCCAAAGAGGCTTCAGTGGTTACCGAAATCAACGGCTCGGTGCGCTTTGGTCGCATGGTGAGAGGCTCTCGAGTTGTCCTGGTTACGGCTGATGAGGGCGAAGAAAAAAAATACACCATTCCCTACGGACGACATCTGCGCGTACAAGAAGGTGATCGCGTAACTGCGGGTGATCGCCTGTCAGAAGGTTCGGTAAATCCACACGATATTCTGGCTATTTTGGGAGATCGAAAAGTTCAGGAGTATCTCGTCGATGAAATTCAGCAGGTTTATCGGCTCCAGGGTGTGAAAATCAATGATAAGCATATTGAAACCATCGTCCGACAGATGTTGCAGAAAGTGCAGGTAACAGATCCTGGAGATACCAATTTTCTCGAAGATGAACTCGTTGACCGATTCCGCTTCCTCGATGAAAATGAGAAGGTTATTGCCGAAGGGGGCGATCCCGCAACATTTAATCCCGTCTTGTTGGGGATTACCCGGGCCTCTCTTTTGACCGAGAGTTTCATTTCTGCAGCTTCTTTCCAGGAAACTACCCGGGTACTTACCGAAGCAGCAGTACAGGGCAAGGTTGACACGCTGTTGGGATTAAAGGAAAATGTGATTATCGGACACCTCATTCCCGCCGGTACAGGTGCTTTGAAATACCGCGATTTGGATACAGATGTGGTGGAAGAATCGCAGGTTTTTGAAGCCCTCGCAGAAGAGAACACGGAAAGCATTGGGTTACCTCCAATTAATGCTTGACAGCTATTAATACACCTGGTATATTACAAGTCTCCCATAATTAAGGAGGTTGAGTTTGCCCACAATTAATCAACTGGTTCGGAAGGGGCGAAAAGCCAAGCGCAAGCGTTCTTCTGCACCTGCTCTGAGAGCCTGTCCTCAAAAACGCGGTGTTTGTACACGTGTTTATACTACAACACCCAAAAAGCCCAATTCAGCTCTGCGCAAAGTCGCGCGTGTCAGGTTGACCAACGGCCTTGAAGTAACAGCTTATATTCCGGGTGAAGGGCACAATCTCATGGAGCACTCTGTGGTACTCATCCGGGGCGGTCGCGTCAAGGATCTGCCTTCGGTTCGGTATCACATTCTTCGGGGCGTACTCGACACGACTGGCGTGGAAGACCGCAAGCAGGGTCGTTCCAAATACGGCACTAAGAAAGCGGGTTAATCTCAAGCGCTTATTATTCGATAAAACATGGGGGATACCACCTTGGTGGCGTATCCCCTTTATTTTAAAAAGAAGGTAGATTACCAATATGCGAAAGCGGCGAGCGGAAAAACGACACTTGGCCCCAGATCCCAAATACAGCAGCCTGTTGGTGACGCGTTTTGTCAACTGCTTGTTTCGCAAAGGCAAGAAGAGTGTGGGGGAACGAATTTTTTACGAGGCACTTGATCTGGTTGAAGAGCGCAGTGGGAATTCCGGCTTAGAAATTTTTGAAAAAGCACTTGACAATGTCAAACCGGTTGTCAAGGTGAGATCGCGCCGCGTCGGTGGTGCGACTTACCAGGTGCCCGAAGAAGTCCGTCCCGATGAACGTCTTGCGCTGTCTATTCGCTGGTTGATTTTATTTGCCAGAGAACGAGGCGAAAAGACGATGGCTCAGCGTTTGGCCGGTGAATTTATGGATGCATCAAATGGGCAAGGGCGTGCAATGCAGCGACGAGAAGAAACGCATCGCATGGCAGAAGCTAACCGCGCATTTGCGCATTATCGCTGGTAAGTGACTAAGATGGCGAGAAAATACGACTTAGAGCGCACCCGAAATATCGGGATTATGGCGCATATCGACGCAGGTAAAACCACGACAACCGAGCGCATTCTCTATTATACGGGTATTTTGCGCAGGATGGGTGAGGTGCACGATGGTGCAGCCACGATGGACTGGATGGCGCAAGAGCGCGAGCGTGGCATTACCATTACGTCGGCAGCTACAACGTGTTTTTGGGATGACTATCGCATCAATATTATCGATACGCCAGGACACGTGGATTTTACCGCTGAAGTCGAGCGGTCGTTGCGCGTTTTAGATGGTGCTGTAGGGCTATTTTGTGCAGTTGGTGGTGTTGAACCCCAAACTGAAACTGTCTGGCGTCAGGCGGACAAATATTCAGTGCCCCGGATTGCATTTGTCAACAAAATGGATCGCACGGGTGCCGATTTCGACCGCGTAGTAGAGATGATGCGTGAAAGGTTGGCGTCCAATTTTGTTCCCGTTCAGTTGCCTGTTGGGTCCGGTGAGATGTTTACGGGGTTGATTGACTTGATCAAGATGAAACTCGTAACCTACGAAGACGATTCTTTAGGCACCATGTTTACGGAAGATAGTATTCCAAAGGATCTGGAAGAACGCGCCTATGAAGGCCGTGAGCAATTGTTGGAAGCTGTCTCCGATTTTGATGACACCTTGATGGAAAAATTTCTCGAAGGCGAAGATATCAGCGAAGATGAGATTAGATCTGCTTTGCGCCAGGCTGTAATCAACAGCGCTGCTGTGCCAGTACTTTGTGGGTCGGCATTTAAGAACAAAGGCGTGCAGCGGTTGTTAGACGCCATTGTCGCATATTTGCCTTCGCCCCGCGATGTGCCTGAAATTGTGGGACACGATCTCAAAAATTTCGACATTGGCGTTTCTCGTCCAGTTTCCGACGAAGTGCCTTT harbors:
- the rpoC gene encoding DNA-directed RNA polymerase subunit beta' is translated as MADTNFANQPLDFNSIRIQLASPDTIRGWSRGEVTKPETINYRSFKPERDGLFCECIFGPVKDWECHCGKYKRIRYRGVVCDRCGVEVTQSKVRRERLGHIELAVPVTHIWFFKSLPSRMGYLLNLSVRNLERIIYYESYVVLDPGDAPDLKSKDLLTEDEVIDLEDEGYSFEVDMGAGAIKKLLSAIDIEDLSAELRTQARFETSVQRKQEALKRLKVVEAFRQSDNQPDWMILDVIPVIPPDLRPLVPLEGGRFATSDLNDLYRRVINRNNRLKKLIEIKAPEVILRNEKRMLQEAVDALFDNGRRSRAVRGDGNRSLKSLSDLLKGKQGRFRQNLLGKRVDYSGRSVIVVDPHLRLYQCGLPKHMALELFKPFIIRRLEEKGLVQTVKSAKKLVERERVEVWDILEEIIQDHCVLLNRAPTLHRLGIQAFLPVLVEGKAIRIHPLVCAAFNADFDGDQMAVHLPLSFEAQIEARVLMLSSNNLLKPADGSPVVVDKPQEIALGLYYLTKIVHGKEENLKTFSSTNEARMAYDFERIDLHEAVRVRIDGELLTTTVGRVIFNEIMPETMPFINELIDDKGIRKVSSEVHSRYGNRITTDFLDGLKQLGYDYATQSGISIAVSDVVVPPEKEELITDAMDEVEKIIEQHAIGAITEGERYNKVIDVWQHTTNHIAQAMIGAFEKAEDGFNSIWIMKDSGARGNDDQIKQLGGMRGLMNKPQKKLTGAIGEIIETPIISSLKEGLTVLEYFISTHGSRKGLADTALKTAEAGYLTRRMVDVSQDVVISESDCGTILGIEMEALKEGEEVVESLSDRIVGRTVLEDVEDPITGDRIVDAGVLLNEELADKIADAGIERVFVRSVLTCETRRGVCMACYGRNPATGLPVDIGEAVGVIAAQSVGEPGTQLTLRTFHIGGTSSRIAEQAEIGAKRAGKVIFKHLEFVQRDADSWVVVGRNGEIEVQDDQGRVRGGHYHVPHGAVLRVAEGQDVAEDQALYEWDPYNNVIVSPKAGRVQFGDLVEGVTYREEIDETTSIAGLVVIEHRDRTLSPHIKVVGEDGEELGHYIIPLGARLVVHDGDQVADGDTLAKISRERSKTRDITGGLPRVAELFEARRPKEASVVTEINGSVRFGRMVRGSRVVLVTADEGEEKKYTIPYGRHLRVQEGDRVTAGDRLSEGSVNPHDILAILGDRKVQEYLVDEIQQVYRLQGVKINDKHIETIVRQMLQKVQVTDPGDTNFLEDELVDRFRFLDENEKVIAEGGDPATFNPVLLGITRASLLTESFISAASFQETTRVLTEAAVQGKVDTLLGLKENVIIGHLIPAGTGALKYRDLDTDVVEESQVFEALAEENTESIGLPPINA
- the rpsL gene encoding 30S ribosomal protein S12, translated to MPTINQLVRKGRKAKRKRSSAPALRACPQKRGVCTRVYTTTPKKPNSALRKVARVRLTNGLEVTAYIPGEGHNLMEHSVVLIRGGRVKDLPSVRYHILRGVLDTTGVEDRKQGRSKYGTKKAG
- the rpsG gene encoding 30S ribosomal protein S7, which codes for MRKRRAEKRHLAPDPKYSSLLVTRFVNCLFRKGKKSVGERIFYEALDLVEERSGNSGLEIFEKALDNVKPVVKVRSRRVGGATYQVPEEVRPDERLALSIRWLILFARERGEKTMAQRLAGEFMDASNGQGRAMQRREETHRMAEANRAFAHYRW